A stretch of DNA from Acinetobacter sp. C26M:
AAGACTTGGCAGATGCACAAGCCGTTGCGGATAAAATTGGCATCAAGCTACACACTGCCAACTTTGCAATGGAATATTGGGATCGTGTATTTGAGCACTTCTTGGCTGAATATGCTGCAGGTCGTACCCCAAACCCAGATATTCTGTGTAATAAAGAAATTAAATTCCGCGCCTTCCTCGATCACGCGATGACCTTGGGTGCAGACTTTATTGCCACAGGTCACTATGCACGTCGTGGTGCGAGCACACAAAACTCGCGTGGCGAGACTTATGCCCCATTGCTCCGTGGTGTTGATAATAATAAAGACCAAACCTATTTTCTACATGCGGTACATGGTCGTGAAATTAACAAAACCCTGTTCCCTGTGGGGGAAATTGAAAAGCCAGAAGTTCGTCGTATTGCAGAACAACTTGATTTAGCAACAGCGAAGAAAAAAGACTCAACTGGTATTTGTTTTATTGGTGAACGTCGCTTTACCGATTTCCTTAAACAATACTTACCTGCACAAGCTGGAAAAATTGTTTTGGAATCTGGTAAAGAAGTTGGTGAACATCATGGCTTGATGTACTATACGCTGGGTCAACGCGGTGGTATTGGTATTGGTGGTATGAAAGGTGTACAAGAAGGTGCATGGTTCGTATTACATAAAGATATTGTCAATAACCGACTGGTGATTGGTCAAGGACATGAACATCCATTGATGCAAAGTACACAACTTTGGAGCGAGTCAATTGATTGGGTAGCAGGCGAACAAGACATTCCATCGGCTGGATTCCGCTGCACAGCGAAAACTCGTTATCGTCAGCCCGATCAAGCGTGTACAATCTATCGCGATGAACAGACTGAAAATGGAATTCGTGTTGAGTTTGACGAGCCACAGAGAGCTGTGACTCCAGGACAAAGTGTGGTGTTATATTCCGGAGAGGTCTGCTTAGGTGGTGGTGTCATTCATCATACCAATGCACCTGAACCAGATTTTATTTAAGGAAATTGGAAGCGAAGCATGGTCGAGTTACCCTTTCAGCACACTCAAGCGTTGAATGTTAGACAGAACCGTGCTCTAGCATTGGCTGCAGTCTTTCAGGCAACACAGCTGACACATATGACCGCAATGGCGGGACAGCAAAGCATTGGCGATAGTGGTAATTTCTATTTTGAGTTATTGATTAAAGCCAGCCTGAATATACGTCCTAGCGCCAACAATGCCACTCAAACCTTAGATTTTTTTAATCAACTTGCAGACATTTCACTCGGTTTAAAAACACTAGAAGGCTGTATTACCCAGCCTTTTAATACTGCACCTAAATCCCGTGTTCCGAAGATGTCCACTGCCAAACTGCCAATGTCCTATGCAATGGCCTTATTGCAGTTGGAAAAGAAAGTCTACAGCAACCCCGAATACGTCAAAATCATAGAAAGCTCACAACAAAAAATCTTAAAACAGCTTTCCTTTTTCGATAATAACTATTTACACCCAAGCATCATTGCCAACCTCGCACAAACCTATGTCGAAACCGCAGGACAAATCAATCCGCGTATTCTGGTTCGTGGTAATGCCGAAGCATTTAAAGACATCAATCATACCAACCGTATTCGTGCATGCTTATTTACGGGTTTACAGCTTGCACATTTATGGAAGCAGCTCGGTGGTAGCTCTTGGAGTATGATCTTTAGTAAACGCAAATTATTGCAAGATATTCAAGCTCTCGCTCGTTTGCAGTATCAGGTGGTATAGACCGATGCGACAAACGAATTTATTTTTATGTTTATTCCAAAATTAAGGAATCTGTATGAATGCTTTAACCGCACTCTCACCACTTGATGGTCGTTACGCTAGCAAATGCGATGCCCTACGTCCTTTTTTGTCTGAGTTTGGTTTAATCCACGCTCGTGTCACGGTTGAAGTGCGTTGGTTACAAGCACTTGCAAATCGTGCAGAAATCATCGAAGTTGCGCCGTTTTCAAATGAAACCAATGCCGCTTTAGATGCAATCGTTTCAAACTTCTCTGAAGAAGATGCTAACCGCATTAAAGAAATCGAACGCACTACAAACCACGATGTAAAAGCGGTTGAATATTTCCTTAAAGAAAAAATTGCCAACATTGATGAATTACAAAATGCAGGTGAATTCATTCACTTTGCTTGTACTTCTGAAGACATCAATAACTTGTCTCATGCGCTTATGCTGAAAAATGGCCGTGAAGTTTTAGTTTCAAGTATGAAACAACTTCTTAATGCGATTTCAGCTTTGGCGGCAACGCATGCTGAACAACCGATGTTGTCTCGTACACACGGTCAAACTGCAAGCCCAACTACCTTGGGTAAAGAGATGGCAAACGTTGCGTATCGTCTAGCACGTCAAATCAAGCAATTTGAAAATGTTGAGTTACTCGGCAAAATCAATGGTGCTGTAGGTAACTATAACGCTCACCTTTCTGCATACCCAGAAATTGATTGGGCTGCACATGCACAAGCATTTGTTGAATCTTTAGGCCTAAGCTTCAACCCATACACTACACAAATCGAGCCACATGATTATATGGCTGAATTGTTTGATGCTTTACGTCGTTACAACACCATCTTGATTGACTTTAACCGTGACGTTTGGGGTTATATCTCGCTTGGTTACTTCAAACAAAAGTTAAAAGATGGCGAAGTTGGTTCTTCGACTATGCCACACAAAGTAAACCCGATTGACTTCGAAAACTCAGAAGGTAACTTAGGTATTGCCAATGCTGTTTTAGGTCACTTAGGTGAAAAACTTCCAGTTTCTCGTTGGCAGCGTGACTTAACTGACTCAACTGTATTACGTAATATGGGTGTTGGTTTTGCGCAAAGCTTAATTGCTTTTGATGCTTGCTTAAAAGGTGTTGGTAAACTTGAACTCAATGCTGCTCGTTTAAATGAAGATTTAAACCAAGCACAAGAAGTTCTTGCAGAGCCAATCCAGACTGTTATGCGTCGTTATAACGTTGAAAAGCCATACGAGAAATTAAAAGCACTTACTCGTGGTCAAGCAATGACACGTGAAATGATGGTGAACTTCGTCAATGGTGATGAACTTGCACAAGTGCCAGCAGACGAACGTGCTCGTCTAGCTGAGTTAACACCTGCAACTTATACTGGTAATGCAGCTGAACAAGCAAAACAAATCAATGATTTGATCAGCAAGATCTAAAACTGATTGGCTTAAAAAAGCAGAGCTTCGGCTCTGCTTTTATTTGTAATTTTTTGATTCCAATATTACTTCCGTTGAATTGTTCTCTTTTCCTCCTCTAACTCCTCTGGCGTACAGTAACTTGGAACAATTTTCATAGTTTTTACATCCATATAATCACCACAAATTTCTCTACCATTTTCATCAGTTCTACGTCCTAATGCCTTTTTTTGCTCTTCGGTCATCGAATCTAAATAATTATAAAAATACATATGATCAATCACTTCGGGATTATTAAAACTGGTACTTAACTCAATTCCAAATGCTTCACCTTTTTGATTTTCATTACAATCTGCCGTAAGGTTGTAGCTCACCCGTGTTTTTGAATGGAATTTACTTCTAATTTCATCATGCATCGGATAAGCACCGACAAGTACACCATCTACATCAATCGCATCTTTAAATATACTTCGCACTTGTTCCGTATCAGGTTTCTTCAACTCTTCTTCTATTTCTGCATCTGTTTCTCTCTTTATATCGTGCTCTGGTCGTTCTAAACGGAAACGAAAACTATCAATTTGCTTATCATTTTTTCTCTCAACCAATCGCACCCCTATATCATCATAGATATATAAATTGGTTAAATTAGCCCCATCTGTACTATCCACTTTTCTATAATTTTTTCCTAATACCTTAATCCAAGGTTCAACACCAGAATTCATATAAAGATCTGTACCATTATAATTAATTGCGCAACCATGAACCTTAAACTGATGTTGTGGATTTAATTTCTTCATAAACCCTTCAGTATCTGCATTAGCCTGGGCTGCTGACTGACCATTACTACAACTGATACATAAGATAATAGGTAAAAAACTGCATAGAATTTTTTTAGAGTAACTCATAACTTTTATTGCCAAATACGTTTGCTGTATTGCTCACTCTCCTTTACACAAATAATTTATTGAGAAAGGGCTATTTATTAGCATTTTGCCTTTCCTCTTCTAACTCCTTTTCTGTACAGTATCTTGGGACAACCTTCATAGCTTTTACATCAAAATATTCGTCACATACCTCCTTACCAGTTTCATCTTTGCTTCTATATAATTGTTTTTTTTGCTCTTCACTCATCGAATCTAAGTAATTATAAAAATACATATGATCAATCACTTCGGGATCATTAAAACTGGTACTTAACTCAATTCCAAATGACTCACCTTTTTGATTTTCATTACAATCTGCCGTAAGGTTGTAGCTCACCCGTGTTTTTGAATGGAATTTACTTCTAATTTCATCATGCATTGGATAAGCACCGACAAGTACACCATCTACATCGATCGCATCTTTAAATGTACTTCGCACTTGTTCCGTATCAGGTTTCTTTAGCTCTTCTTCTATTTCTGCATCTGTTTCTTTCTTTATATCGTGCTCTGGTCGTTCTAAACGGAAACGAAAACTATCTATTTGCTTATCATTTTTTCTCTCAACCAATCGAACCCCTATATCATCATAAATATATAAATTGGTTAAATTAGCCCCATCCGTACTATCCACTTTTCTATAGTTTTTACCCAAGGCTTTGATCCAAGGTTCAACAGTCGAGTTCATATAAAGATCTGTACCGTTATAATTAATTGCACAGCCATGAACCTTAAACTGATGTTGTGGATTTAATTTCTTCACAAACCCTTCACCTTCAGTATCTGCATTAGCCTGTGCAGCTGACTGACCATTACTACAACTGATACATAAAAAGCTGATGAACAGAATTCCAAAAATATTAAAGTTATTCATATTCAATACATTACAGTTATTTTTTCACGGGATAGTCTTCACAACCTCCTCCTAAAATAGGATGATCTCGATCAGGGCCTTCACAAAACTCTTTACGTTGTCTCGCTTTCTCTTCATCACTGATAGAATCAAAATAATTATAAAAATACATATGATCAATCACTTCAGGGTCATTAAAACTGGTGCTTAACTCAATTCCAAATGGCTTACCCTTTTGATCATTTTCACAGCTAATAGTTAGGTTATAGTTAACCCGTGTTTTTGAATGAAATTTATTTCTAACTTCATCATGCATTGGATAAGCACCGACTAGTACACCATCTACATCAATCGCGTCTTTAAATATACTTCTCACTTGTTCCGTATCAGGTTTCTTCAACTCTTCTTCTATTTCTGCATCTGTTTCTTTCTTTATATCGTGCTCTGGTCGTTCTAAACGGAAACGAAAACTATCGATTTGCTTATCATTTTTTCTCTCAACTAATCGCACCCCTATATCATCATAGATATATAAATTGGTTAAATTAATTCCATCAGTACTGTCCACTTTTCTATAGTTTTTCCCCAAGGCTTTAATCCAAGGTTCAACAGTCGAGTCCATATAGAGATCTGTACCATTATAATTAATTGCACAGCCATGAACCTTAAACTGATGTTGTGGATTTAATTTCTTCACAAATCCTTCAGTATCTGCATTAGCCTGTGCTGCTGACTGACCATTACTGCAACTCATACATAAAATAACGGGTAAAAAGCCTAGTAAAACCTTTTTAGAATAATTCATCATTTTTTACCACCAAATACTTTGTCTAAACCCTCTTGCACGGATTTACTCGCATCATTGTACGCACCTTGCACCGCTTTGCCTCCCTTATATACGCCCTGTTTAGTTCCATCCCATGCTTTCTGCCCAATACCATCACTTGCTTGGCTAATTTTATCACCATTCTTTCTAGCCCATTGTTTGATTGTTTCATCCATCCAATTACATCGACTTGGATGTCTAAAATAACTTTTAGCGGTGTCTAGAACAGCTTGACGATTGACTGCGGTTGGATGTTTAAACCAATCACGCCATTTAATCCCAACATCTCTCACCGCGATAATCGCCAAATTAGCAGCTAGCATATGTAAAGAACTACCGCGCTCATCCTTTCCAACTTGAGTATGACTAGGGTTATCACCATGAATAACAGGATTAACACCCTGTTTTACAGAAACAATTTCATGGGCATGATTGAAGACAGAACTTGCGCCCCATTTTAATAAAAAGCTTAATAAGGGCTTAATTACAGCTTGTACCAAATTGGTTTGTTTCCTGAATTCTAAGAATGTTTTTGTTGCTTTTACTGCAAGATCAGCATAACCAGCTTCATATAAACTACTCACCTCATCTCTCAACTCTAAATATCTGAACCAGATATTAGTAAAATATTTATCTTTCGAAGGTGCATCAATTGCAAATATAAACTCCTGAATAATAAGATCAGCAAGGGTCCGCTCCCCTGAAACCATCCCTTCGTATTCACTCCATTTCTTAACAGGATCGATTAGCTCACCTATGTGTCCACCAACACTCGCAAAAGTATCCCAAGAGTCAAAAGTACCTGTAACTAAAGGAATCTTTGCATAATCATTAAAGTCATTTTTCCTGAGTACCCAATGTCTAACATTCGCATGACCATTTTTAATCAATGCAATTTCGACGAAATTACTATGTGAGAAAAAATCTTCTAAAACATGAAAGGCATTTCCTAAATGCCTTAAAGGAACATCCGAATTACTATTTTTTTCCATACTCTTACTTAATTGCTCCAACATATACTCTAAAGCTGTTGGAAATGCAGAATCAGTTTTGTCATTTGGCGTATTATCTGCAATATAGTTTTTTAAATTATATTGTGCAGATTTTGTATCACTATTCGTTTGGAAGGTTTTATCATTTGATTTAGGATTTAACGACCTATCTGTAGATGTATAGACATCTGCACCGAAAGGATTATCAATGTGTTCTTCAAATCGATAAACACCTAAAATATTTACACCATTACTCCCAACTAAATCACGATATAAACGATGGGGTAAAGAGCTTTCTGGTAAATATGCTTTAAGTGCTAATGCTTTATAACGTCTTTGATTTTTTTCACTCAATTTATCATAACTAGCTTTTTTCAATATATTCTTCATAGCAGAGCGAAGCTTTGAAGAAATATTATCGTTCTTTTCATTTTTATTAGTTCTAATAAGATCTTCAGCAACATTTTCATCAAAAAAATGATCATAAGCCAATATTGCTAGAATATTTGTAATTAACTTTCGTGTTGGTTTAATCGACGTCACTTTACCATTACGGTCAACAGCTACATCAATTTTCATATTTAGAATAGCACCACACACTAGCTGTGAGTGATCTCGCAACCAGTTACCCACATAAATTCCATTAACCGTATTAGGTGTAAAAATTGCCCCTCTTGGGTTATCTTCACCAATTGCTTCTTTCTCAATAGACTGGTGTCCATGCTCTACACGTACGCCTTTATTGTCAGCTTTCTTTATATATTTACCAGTTTTAGGGTCCAATGTTCCTCTATTGGCAATCATTCTAGTTTCATTGGCAAATTTGCCTTCTCCTGCACCAAAATACTCATATTGTGCGTCAACTGTTTCATCTAATTGCGCTTGGAAATCTGCATGCATTTTTGCAGCATTTTTACCTGAGATGAATGTTATCTTTAAATCTCCTGAATATTTTTTAGATGTAATCTGAGCAAAAATAAACTCTGTATTCCCACCTAAATTTTTACCCTCACTTAGTTGCCCAAAATTGTATGCATAGACAGCACCTTCGTCATTTGGCGCATCCAGAGATAGGGATTCAATTTTAGTTGGAATTTTTAAAACATCACCAATATAAATCACATTTGGATCTTCGATTGAGTTCAGCGAGCAAATCTCATCTACGGTTATTTCAAATTTCTCGGCGATAGCAGCTAGTGTATTTCCTTTATTAATTACATATAAATTATAGCTATTTAATATTGGATATTTGCCACTTTTTCTTATGAGATCATCAATGAAATGGCCATATTCATGTAACAGCACGATATACAATCGATCTAAATTGCTATCATTTTCGATTGCAGAAGTTACTGTATCTGCTGCTAAATATATTTTCTTATCAACATGATTAAACCCAGCAGCGCGCCCATTGATGCTTTTAGCAACAACAAGATGCTCTGGTGGGCTAACACTACCTTTCTCTATATCTTCTTTTAATTTCAGATAGATACTGTCTGGTATATCAAAGCCAAAAATCGGAGCGACCAAACTGACAAAACTCTCATCAGAGAATGTTCTTGCAATAAAAACTAGTTGCTCGTGGGCATAGGTGCTTTTTAACGTAGGTAGTGGTTCTTTTTCGGGTAAACTTATAATTGGCAATAAAGGTAAAACGGGACTGACTTTCATTCCTGCTGTAAGGAAATGCTGTCCCGCCTTCACCTCAAACTTGCCACTGGTCACAGGGAAAATCCCCGACCCATTGAGCTTAATTTGAGAGCCTCCCGCAGTAATCACAATCTCTTTCGGACTGGTAATTTCAATACGATCTTCAGTCGAAATAATCTGAATCCCTTGCTTGGCAAGTAAATCCATACCATCCGACTGAGCATGCGCTTCAAATTTACCTTTAGCAGCCACCTGTTTAATCCCATTCTGCGCTGCAAACACACTGATTCTGTTTTGCGCATGCGTAATCAGATTTTTCTGTGTGCTTAGATTGATACTGTCGCTCGCAAACTGGTTAATCTGTCCATCTGCAGAAACATGAATATCTTCACTGGTACTTAGACCGATCCCTACAGGTGAGCTTAATAGCAATAAGGCTTTATTAAATTTAGCAATTTTTGCTTCAATCTGCTCTGCAAATGCTTTTAGTTGCTCAACGGATTCAATCTCATCAGTCTGCTGGTTCTTAGCCACTTCGCTCAGTGCCTTGGCATTGCTTTGATTACCCTCAAGCTGTTGCTTGGCAACTTGAGCATCGAGGTGTTCACCTTGCGCTTGATCCTGTTTGTGCGTTGAAAGTAATAAACCTTCACCTGCCCGCACGGCACCCCATTGATCAGTCCGCAGCTCAAACCCTTCACCTCGATCTTCACTTTCGGCTTTGTCTTTGGGATGACTGAGTTTACCTAAGTTGAGTTGACTGGCTGCATGGCTGCTTTGCAACTGGGCACTGATCTGCCCTGTGGTGTCATCAAAACGCAGTTGGTTAAAGCCTTCGCCTTGATATTCCTTGGACTTGATCCCTGCCAGTTTCTTGGTGTCAGGCAGCTTGCCTGCATTATCGAATTTGGTTGGGCTGCGTTGTGCTTCGTGAATGCGTCCCACTACAAACGGACGGTCAATATTGCCATCAAAGAAGTCGATCACTACGATTTCATCGATACGTGGCAAGAAGCGTGCACCATAGCCTTCACCAGCCCAAGGTGTCAGTACATCGACCCAAGCAGAATCAGTGTCATTGTCATTAGCACCCGCACCACCATCATGGCTGTGATCGTCATTGCGAGTAAACAGGAAGCGAACTTTGATCCGCCCCCATTCATCCACATGGATTTCTTCTCCACTTGGTCCAACCACTTTGGCACGTTGTGGTGAAGCTGCCGGGCGGTGTTGTAATGGGTTAAATTCAGGAACGGTTTTGATATTGCGGCGTTGCAGCGTCAGCTGGTTGGCTTGGCGTTCTTCTGTGTTGCTTTGTTGGGTAGGCTGCCAATTGCTTTGTGCTAAGAGTTGATGGATCTGTTGATGTAGATCTTTAGGCAAATTATTTTGGTTATAGAAGTTTTTACCTGTGATCAGGAATTCTTTGTCTGCGCCATCGTGTTGATCAATTTCAGGATGTTCGGCTAGTTCAAACCAGTAACCGACATGGGTGTCTCGCACCGTAGTATTGGCTGTAAATTGCTTTGATTGCAGATCATAGTATTGACCGAGATTCTGATTCAGTTTTTCTATCTGTGCATTGCCTGACTGGGTAGCACCGTCTTCACCATTTAAATCTTGCATCCACGCAGGTGAAAAGTGCCATGCCTGTTCTAATCCTAGACTGGCATTGTCATACTGATCACTATGTTTGTGTGTGCTCTGCACACTGCCTGCACCATCTTCCTGTTCTAGTGCATCGGCTTGCCAGCGTTGTACATGGACCGCACTCGGTTGCAATGAGCGTTGCCCTACCAGACTGGTCATGCTGTCGTATTGTTCTATGGCACTGCTACGGTGGTAGCGAATATGGCGATGGTCTAAGGCTTGATACTGGCTATTGTCATCAATTAAACGAAGTTTTTGTGCTTGGATAGCAGCACTGCTGAGAGGAACTGTGCGCTCAGATTCGTCGATAAGCCAATTCATCCCTTCACTTCTCATCAAGCGGGTGAGAAAGTCATAATCGCTTTCATTGGCTTGCATAATGAATGGGCGAACATCATAGTCTTGACTGAGTCCACTTAAATCTAAACTTAAGCTTGATGCAAAGAGTGGGCTTTTGCTCTGCCACTCTTTGAAGATGATTTCTACCACATCTCGTACACTTTTATTCATGAAGACGCGGCTGTTACGGCGTTGTTTCCACAGTGCGGTGGGATCTTCTAAGGTGAGCTTATAGACAGTCAGGCTACCGTCTGATTGTCCTTGTAAGGCTTGAGTGATAATGCCTGTGACACGGGTCAATTGACCTTGATCAGTCACCGTATCAATTGCCACTTGGCTACCAATAAATTGTTTGAGTGGAATCGCCGCATTGGTCGACAGGCAAATCAGTTCTGCCTTAAATCCATCATTCAGTTGATGCTGACCATCAATACGCTGTAGGAAGACTTGAGTATTTAAGTTTTGATTGGAAAATTGAATATGAATAGCACGTTTTTGTGCGCTAAGGCCGAGACTTTCTAAGGCTTGAAAGATGTTGTTCAACATTTTTATAGATTTTTTTGCTTAAATTTATGGCATTTTAGCGATAGCAATACACCTCTGTCTATACAGTATTGTCTGTTTATGACATTTTTCGTCACCATTATTTCTTGGTTTAAAATAATACTTTTTATATTCATAGATATAAAACATTCTTCAAATGCTCTAACTCTAAAAATAATGTAAAAAAGCAAAGCCGAAGCTCTGCTTTATTTAATATGAGTCAGAATGTAGTAGTAAATTAATTCCACTTAAACATAATCCGCTCTAGTTGCCTTTAAAATATTCAGTTCTAACATCTTTTTCTTTTTATAACGATAAGCGATCAACAAACCAATAAACCACACTGGTGAAAGCCCCAATGCAATAAGGGTATCGTGATCTAAAGCAAGGATCACAATTGTAAATACCAAAAATAGCATCGTCAGCCATGCCATGACCAAACCGCCAGGCATTTTAAACTTAGACTGTAAATGTAACTCTGGAAATTTTTTACGATAGCCAATATACGACAGGATAATCAGCATAAAGGTAAATACACATAGAATTGAAGTCAGTGCTGAGATAATCGTAAACGCTGTCATGACATTCGGCACAATAAATAAAATAGAAGTCCCGATGGTAACGCAGGTCATAGAAAAGATAAGGCCTCGAATAGGTACCTTTTTCTTCGATAATTTACTAAAACTCTTTGGTGCATCATTATCCAACGCCAAACCATAGAGCATACGACTGGTCGCAAAGATGCCACTATTTGCAGAAGATAAGGCAGAAGTTGCAACGACAAAATTAACCAGCCCAGCAGCAATCGGCAAACCAATCAGTGTGAACATTTCAACAAATGGACTTTTTTCAGGTGAAATTTTTGCCCAAGACGTGACCGCGATAATGCATATCAACGCGCCAACATAGAACAGTAAAATACGTAATGGGATCGAATTGATGGCTTTAGGCAGAGATTTATGCGGATCTTTAGTTTCAGCAGCTGTGGTTCCGACCAATTCAATTCCCACAAAGGCAAAAATCGCAATTTGGAAACCCGCTAAAAAGCCTGTGACGCCATAAGGAAACATCGATTGAGTTTCAAATACATGGCTCATAGATGCCTTAACGCCATTGGGTGAGGTAAAGCCAGTACTGATTAAATAAATACCCGCAAGGATAAACAGAATGATGGCGGAGATCTTAATTAACGAAAACCAAAACTCCAGCTCACCAAACATTCGAACAGCAACAAAGTTCAGTATGGTCAGAATAGCCAACGAGGTAAATGCAGGTATCCAGACTGGAATATCAGGATACCAGAACTGCATATATCCCCCAATCACAATGACATCGGCTATCGCAGTAATAATCCAGTTACACCAATAAGACCAACCGAGGAAAAAACCTGCCCAAGGACCGATATAAGCCGTCGCAAAATCAGCAAATGTTTTGAAGTTGGTATTTGCCAGCAGCAGCTCACCCATTGCCCGCATAACAAAGAAAAAGAAAAAACCAATAATTAAATAAGTTAAAACAATTGAGGTACCTGAAATACTTAGGGTTTTACCTGAACCCATAAATAGACCTGTACCAATTGCACCGCCAATTGCAATCATTTGAATATGACGATTGGTCAGCGAGCGTTGTAATTTTTCTTCATCTTGCGAACTTTCCTGCAAATCTTCATCCAGAAGTTGCTTTCCTTTATTCTGACTCATGTCATCCTTACTCCAGTTTGCAGCAACCGTTATAAATGCTTAATAAAAATAAAATATTTTTAAAATGCTTTAATTTAAAAGTTCCATTTTTATAAAATTATTTTGAAATTAATAATTTAATTAATCCACCTCACTTGTAAATGGTTCGTATTAGATCCCTTTTCTAGGCACTAAAACCTGTTGTTATTGATCAAAAGTATCTTAGCCGCAAGCATCATATCTCATCCCCAAACGAGTTAAAGATGATGCTTTTCATTTTCGCCTAATTAATACCCAATTAACATGAAATATACTCTATTATCACAATCTCATTCCATCTTAGAAAAATATGAATATCGAGGATAGTAAAAAATTATGCATCGATATAAATAAAGAATATGGCTAAAAAACACAGTATAAACGCTGTGAATTAACATCTAAATCTGTGAATTTTCTACTTATACATAGCCCATCAACGCTTGTTCTGATTTGCAATATTAATATTGAGCAAACGTACCGATGCATCCTCTTTCACATGTAATTGATGGGCTTGTTCTACACTCAACGTCACTTGGTTTGAGTCTGG
This window harbors:
- the mnmA gene encoding tRNA 2-thiouridine(34) synthase MnmA: MQQRVIVGMSGGVDSSVSAALLLQQGYQVEGLFMKNWEEDDGTEYCTALEDLADAQAVADKIGIKLHTANFAMEYWDRVFEHFLAEYAAGRTPNPDILCNKEIKFRAFLDHAMTLGADFIATGHYARRGASTQNSRGETYAPLLRGVDNNKDQTYFLHAVHGREINKTLFPVGEIEKPEVRRIAEQLDLATAKKKDSTGICFIGERRFTDFLKQYLPAQAGKIVLESGKEVGEHHGLMYYTLGQRGGIGIGGMKGVQEGAWFVLHKDIVNNRLVIGQGHEHPLMQSTQLWSESIDWVAGEQDIPSAGFRCTAKTRYRQPDQACTIYRDEQTENGIRVEFDEPQRAVTPGQSVVLYSGEVCLGGGVIHHTNAPEPDFI
- a CDS encoding amino acid permease → MSQNKGKQLLDEDLQESSQDEEKLQRSLTNRHIQMIAIGGAIGTGLFMGSGKTLSISGTSIVLTYLIIGFFFFFVMRAMGELLLANTNFKTFADFATAYIGPWAGFFLGWSYWCNWIITAIADVIVIGGYMQFWYPDIPVWIPAFTSLAILTILNFVAVRMFGELEFWFSLIKISAIILFILAGIYLISTGFTSPNGVKASMSHVFETQSMFPYGVTGFLAGFQIAIFAFVGIELVGTTAAETKDPHKSLPKAINSIPLRILLFYVGALICIIAVTSWAKISPEKSPFVEMFTLIGLPIAAGLVNFVVATSALSSANSGIFATSRMLYGLALDNDAPKSFSKLSKKKVPIRGLIFSMTCVTIGTSILFIVPNVMTAFTIISALTSILCVFTFMLIILSYIGYRKKFPELHLQSKFKMPGGLVMAWLTMLFLVFTIVILALDHDTLIALGLSPVWFIGLLIAYRYKKKKMLELNILKATRADYV
- the hflD gene encoding high frequency lysogenization protein HflD produces the protein MVELPFQHTQALNVRQNRALALAAVFQATQLTHMTAMAGQQSIGDSGNFYFELLIKASLNIRPSANNATQTLDFFNQLADISLGLKTLEGCITQPFNTAPKSRVPKMSTAKLPMSYAMALLQLEKKVYSNPEYVKIIESSQQKILKQLSFFDNNYLHPSIIANLAQTYVETAGQINPRILVRGNAEAFKDINHTNRIRACLFTGLQLAHLWKQLGGSSWSMIFSKRKLLQDIQALARLQYQVV
- the purB gene encoding adenylosuccinate lyase; this translates as MNALTALSPLDGRYASKCDALRPFLSEFGLIHARVTVEVRWLQALANRAEIIEVAPFSNETNAALDAIVSNFSEEDANRIKEIERTTNHDVKAVEYFLKEKIANIDELQNAGEFIHFACTSEDINNLSHALMLKNGREVLVSSMKQLLNAISALAATHAEQPMLSRTHGQTASPTTLGKEMANVAYRLARQIKQFENVELLGKINGAVGNYNAHLSAYPEIDWAAHAQAFVESLGLSFNPYTTQIEPHDYMAELFDALRRYNTILIDFNRDVWGYISLGYFKQKLKDGEVGSSTMPHKVNPIDFENSEGNLGIANAVLGHLGEKLPVSRWQRDLTDSTVLRNMGVGFAQSLIAFDACLKGVGKLELNAARLNEDLNQAQEVLAEPIQTVMRRYNVEKPYEKLKALTRGQAMTREMMVNFVNGDELAQVPADERARLAELTPATYTGNAAEQAKQINDLISKI
- a CDS encoding HET-C-related protein, with protein sequence MKVSPVLPLLPIISLPEKEPLPTLKSTYAHEQLVFIARTFSDESFVSLVAPIFGFDIPDSIYLKLKEDIEKGSVSPPEHLVVAKSINGRAAGFNHVDKKIYLAADTVTSAIENDSNLDRLYIVLLHEYGHFIDDLIRKSGKYPILNSYNLYVINKGNTLAAIAEKFEITVDEICSLNSIEDPNVIYIGDVLKIPTKIESLSLDAPNDEGAVYAYNFGQLSEGKNLGGNTEFIFAQITSKKYSGDLKITFISGKNAAKMHADFQAQLDETVDAQYEYFGAGEGKFANETRMIANRGTLDPKTGKYIKKADNKGVRVEHGHQSIEKEAIGEDNPRGAIFTPNTVNGIYVGNWLRDHSQLVCGAILNMKIDVAVDRNGKVTSIKPTRKLITNILAILAYDHFFDENVAEDLIRTNKNEKNDNISSKLRSAMKNILKKASYDKLSEKNQRRYKALALKAYLPESSLPHRLYRDLVGSNGVNILGVYRFEEHIDNPFGADVYTSTDRSLNPKSNDKTFQTNSDTKSAQYNLKNYIADNTPNDKTDSAFPTALEYMLEQLSKSMEKNSNSDVPLRHLGNAFHVLEDFFSHSNFVEIALIKNGHANVRHWVLRKNDFNDYAKIPLVTGTFDSWDTFASVGGHIGELIDPVKKWSEYEGMVSGERTLADLIIQEFIFAIDAPSKDKYFTNIWFRYLELRDEVSSLYEAGYADLAVKATKTFLEFRKQTNLVQAVIKPLLSFLLKWGASSVFNHAHEIVSVKQGVNPVIHGDNPSHTQVGKDERGSSLHMLAANLAIIAVRDVGIKWRDWFKHPTAVNRQAVLDTAKSYFRHPSRCNWMDETIKQWARKNGDKISQASDGIGQKAWDGTKQGVYKGGKAVQGAYNDASKSVQEGLDKVFGGKK